In Gimesia panareensis, the genomic window CAACTTTACGAAAACAGAAAGTCTCGAAGTTAACCTGTGATGCTGTGGAAGGGGTTGAACATCTGCAACAAGTGAAGACAATCGATCAGTCCCCGATCGGGCGTAGCGGGCGATCGAATCCCGCCACGTTTTGCGGAATCTGGGACGAGGTCCGTAAGCTCTATTCACGAACAAAAACCGCGCGTCTGCGTGGTTATACCGCCACTCGATTCAGCTTTAACTCGAAACAGGGACGCTGTTCCGCTTGCCAGGGGCAGGGGTACCGTCGGGTTGATCTGCAGTTCCTGCCGGCACTGTATCTTCCCTGTGAACTGTGTGACACTCAGCGTTTCAATCGGCAGACGCTCGCAGTGAAATATCGAGAAAAAAACGTGAGCGATCTGCTCAACATGTCTATCGCGGATGCCGCACATTTCCTGGAGGCGATCCCCAAAATCAGTGATGTACTGAACGTCCTGATCGAACTGGGACTCGGTTACCTGGCGTTAGGACAGCCGGCCAACATGCTTTCCGGAGGAGAAGCCCAGCGTCTGAAACTGGCCCGGGAACTGATCACCCGCAGCCCCGGCAAGACGCTTTTTATTCTCGATGAACCCACCAGAGGTCTGCATGTCAATGATATCGACCGATTAATGGCAGTTCTGAGGCGGCTGATCGGGGAAGGGCATTCGGTCCTGTTCATTGAACACCAGCCACAGGCGATCATTCAATCCGACTGGGTGATTGAACTCGGTCCGACCGGCGGTGAAACAGGGGGCTATCTGCTTGATGCCGGAACGCCCCGGGAGGTCGCTACCCGGAAAATTGGCCCGACGGGAGCGATGCTGGCGGAACTGATCGCATCATGACTGGTTCCAGAGGTTTTAGAAAAAGATCGCCAAACACCCCTGAAATCTAAAGTATCAGCACGTATAATCCTGCCGTTCGTCAGATCAGATTATCAGCGATGCGCTGTCTGTCGTGGTTGTTTTCCTGAGTTTTTAGTGTGTTGAAGATTCGACATGAAATTATTTAACGAATACGGCATTTCCTTTGAGTACCCCGACGACTGGGAACTCACCAAACAGGTCGATGAAGAACACGGAGAAATCCAGATCAGCGTCAGCAGTGAAGAATCTTCGTTCTGGGTTATTTCACTCTACGTGGTTGAGATCCCCCCCGAGGATTTACTGAACCGCTCGCTGGAAGTCTTTCGGGATGAATATGATGAACTCGACATCTATAAATCAGACGTAAAACTGGCCGGTAAAACCTGCCTGGCGCGGGATCTTGAATTTGTCTGCTCCGAACTGATTAACAGTGCCTTTCTGCGTGTCTTTCAAACCGAACTCTTTACCGCGTTTGTGCTGTATCAGGCTACGGACCAGGAACTGCAAAAGACCCGCAAAGATCTGGAAGCGATTTCTGCCAGCCTCGATGTATTTGACAGCGGATTAGAGGGTTACCTGGATATCGTCTGAAGAGAATGGGAAACCGCCTTAAATGGTCAGGGATGAAAATTAATGAATTCTGTTCCTGATTCGGTGGAATCCTGGCGTATTTTGCGTTTTTCTTTATGAGGTATTGTAGATCGAACTCCTAATCTGGATAATGTGTCTGGCGTTCTATAACCGTAATCGACACGTTTACAGTTCAGGAGCAGGCTGATGTCAGTGGAAATTGAGTCACATCAAGTCGAGAGCATCGGAGTCGTTGCAGGCCTTGTCTGGCAATATTTGGATGAAAACGAGCCTGTTACGTTAAGCAAGTTATCCCGTGAGATTGACGCCCCGCGAGATCTGGTCATGCAGGCCGTCGGCTGGCTGGGCAGAGAGGGCAAAATCACATTTCACCGGGGTTCCCGCAGCAAGCTCATTTCACTGACAGATACTTAAGTAACTGGTTCCCTACGGATGCCTTTCCGATTCGCGGCGATTTGGGCACATCGCTGCGTGAGGGCAGGGATCTGAGTCTCTTCGGTATTGCCCTGTGGGAGTAAACTTTGCTGATGAATGGCTCAAAGATTACGGAACTGTACCAGCAGGCACGGCAACTTCTGAAAGACCGCAAAGTCGACGAAGCCATCGAAACTTACCAGCGGATCATCAGTATCAAACCGACGGAAAAGAAGGCCCATACCGGCATCGCCACGGTTTATTTCCAACTCAAAAAATATCCGGAAGCTGTAGAGCATTTCAAACAACTCTCGCAACTCTCCCCTGCAGATGCCTCTCCCTACATCAATATGGGGGCTATTTATAATCGGATGGGCGATTATAAGCAGGCTTTGAATGTCCTGCGGAAAGCGGTCCAGAAAGATAAAAGGTCGGCAGATGCGTTTTATAATATGGGGATTGCCCATAAAGGGCTGAACCAGCTCAGTATGGCTGTGACGGCCTACAAGCAGGCGATCGTCTTCGATCCCGATATGGTGGACGCTCATTTTAATCTCGGTAATGTTTACCTGGAAATGAAAAATCATGCCCAGGCCCATATGAGCTTCACACGCGTTCTGGAGATCGCACCACAATTCAAAAAGGCGGTTAATGCCCTCAAGATTCTGGATGAGGAAACGAGCAAAGAAAAGGAAGGTTTCAGTCCCTTTGGCAGGCTGGTCGATAAATCGACTCTGCGTAAAAAAAACGTCTCTGTCTCTGCCAGGCAGATGACTGATGAAGAACGGGAAACAGATCGCAGGGAAATCAGGAATCTCTGTGAAGAGATCGAGCAGATCGCTGAGAGTATTATTCAGGATCTCAAATCAGGAGTCACGCCGTCCATTCTGAATCTTAACCGTTGTATCTCCCAGGGCGAGAAACACTACACAGAACTGGATGAAGTCAATCAGACCTTTCAGAAAAAGGTCAAATCCATGAACGATATGCGTAAGGTCCTGAAACATCGAATGCTGGAATTGCGGGCGCATGAAGAATTGATGAATACCATTGGTATGCAATGATTTGTTTCCAGCGACGGAATCAATGTGCCAAAGTGGCCCAGGTGCGAAAAGTTTGCACTGTCAGGTGCCCGTCAGAACTGATACGACAATTGACCGCCCCGTCTGTAGCTGTCGTGTAAACCGTCGTCTCTGGCGAATAGACGTGCTTTAAGTATGGTATGTTTTGCGGCTTGCCACCACTCACAATCACAAAGTCCGGACTGGCCCATTCTGCCAACTCACGGGAATTGGCTGTCCGGCTGCCGTGATGAGGGGAGAGCAGTACGTCGATCGGCCCGGGACTCATGTGAGCGAGCAGGTTCTGCAACCCTTTGCCATCCAGGTCGCCTGGCAGCAGAATTTTACGTCCGCGGTATGAGATCAGAACCGTCAGACTGGCAGGATTGTCCTCTTCAAAAACATCGGTCAGCGAGGGATGCAGGACCTGAAGCAAGGCCCCTGAACCGAGATCCAGCCGATCGCCTTTACTGATCAAATCAACGGGCAGCGGTGTGTTTTCGGCCAGCTCACTCAGTTCAACGGCACCGGGTTGCCGGTGTTCCAGAAAAGCCCCGGGAAAGCCCACGGCCCTGACATACTGATTTTCAATTAACCGGGAAGCGGCATTATAGTGGTCCCGGTCTGCATGTGAGATCAACAGTAGATCCACACGGCGTATTCCGTGCTCCAGCAGTGTTTTCCGGATCTTGTCATAGGTCTGATTGACGGGTGTCATGGAACCGGCATCGTAGAGTACCGTGTGCCCTGCTGGTGCTTCAATCAGGATGGCCGCTCCGTGATCGACGGCGATAAAAGTACAGTTCAGCGCCGGCCTGTCCGGGACCATGATGGGCAGCAGCAATCCCCCAATCATCCAGCATGGGGCCAGTGCAAGTCGTGTTTTACGCAGCCAGACTGGTGAGAAAACGGCATTTCTGATCTTGATCGGTGATACTGCCAGCAATAGAAAGGTGTAATAACCAATGAGCCACCAGATCGGGGGAGAGGGTAACTCGTAGTGCCCGCCAGGGATTTTCGCGGTGAAGTCGACGATCCCCAGCAGCATGGATAAGCTGCTGTCGAAGCAATATCCAAACAGATTCGTCCCCCAGGGCAGAAAGGGGCCGACAAAGATCAACAGATACCCCAGCGATAATACCAGGAACAGAAACGGAAAGATCAGCGTATTGATCAACAATCCGACAGGGGCCAGTAGATTGAAATAAAACATGACCAGTGGGGCGGTCAGGATCCAGATCATCATTGTGATGAGAAAGACGCTGTAAAACATACGGAACAAGCGAAGCAGAATCCCTTGCAGAGGAGTTTGTAATACCGGATCGCTTGCCAGAATCTGCCAGCGCAACGGGATCCAGGCTTGCGCGAACGGTTTCTGATAAAAATCCTGTTGTACCGTCCAGAGGATCGCCGCGACAGCCAGAAAAGATAATTGCGTCCCGGGATCAAACAGATCCGTGGGATTGATGAGCAGGATTATCAAAGCCGAGATACAGACCAGGTTGACTGTCGTAATTGTGCGCCAGTTAATCAGGCCCAGTACCACCAGAATACAAAAGGACGCTGCTCTCAACACCGGGGGACGGATTTCAATGATCGAAAGATAGAACCCGATTGCCAGCACCAGCAGACCGACGGCTGTCTTGCGCGGCAGGTTGAACACATGACAGAGACTCCAGACGGCGACACTGAAAAAACCAATATGCAGTCCTGAGATTGCCAGAAAATGAACCAGTCCGGAGCGACTGAAATTCTGTCGGACCTCGGGACTCAAACTGGAACGATCTCCCAGTAACAGTGCCAGAGCGACACCTTGTGATTCTCCCGAAGTATGCCGCAGAATATTCTGTCTCACGCTGTCGTGCAGGTGATGACGCACTGCATTCCAGGACCAGTCAGCTGTTTGCGCTGTAACGAGGATGGCCTCTGAGGATTGGACTGTGAGTCGGGCTTCGATCTGTT contains:
- a CDS encoding tetratricopeptide repeat protein; translated protein: MNGSKITELYQQARQLLKDRKVDEAIETYQRIISIKPTEKKAHTGIATVYFQLKKYPEAVEHFKQLSQLSPADASPYINMGAIYNRMGDYKQALNVLRKAVQKDKRSADAFYNMGIAHKGLNQLSMAVTAYKQAIVFDPDMVDAHFNLGNVYLEMKNHAQAHMSFTRVLEIAPQFKKAVNALKILDEETSKEKEGFSPFGRLVDKSTLRKKNVSVSARQMTDEERETDRREIRNLCEEIEQIAESIIQDLKSGVTPSILNLNRCISQGEKHYTELDEVNQTFQKKVKSMNDMRKVLKHRMLELRAHEELMNTIGMQ
- a CDS encoding ComEC/Rec2 family competence protein; the encoded protein is MNDSSRERPSALVPEKENGLTGFARSPALTVLIALACGILADAYNPLSLGEWISFSSLAAFLWCLAFYQKRNTVSACLLLVLLFCMGGLRHHIFWFCHAPNHISRVFDSRLNTEDASHLVRVTGVVNSTPQTKIPDDEEQFNPDQPQQRTTLILSCQKLNTGQAKLPVSGNVLVTIYDPADPGKSVPYSMGDTIEVCGKLKRISGRRNPRDFDFSQYYRKQQIEARLTVQSSEAILVTAQTADWSWNAVRHHLHDSVRQNILRHTSGESQGVALALLLGDRSSLSPEVRQNFSRSGLVHFLAISGLHIGFFSVAVWSLCHVFNLPRKTAVGLLVLAIGFYLSIIEIRPPVLRAASFCILVVLGLINWRTITTVNLVCISALIILLINPTDLFDPGTQLSFLAVAAILWTVQQDFYQKPFAQAWIPLRWQILASDPVLQTPLQGILLRLFRMFYSVFLITMMIWILTAPLVMFYFNLLAPVGLLINTLIFPFLFLVLSLGYLLIFVGPFLPWGTNLFGYCFDSSLSMLLGIVDFTAKIPGGHYELPSPPIWWLIGYYTFLLLAVSPIKIRNAVFSPVWLRKTRLALAPCWMIGGLLLPIMVPDRPALNCTFIAVDHGAAILIEAPAGHTVLYDAGSMTPVNQTYDKIRKTLLEHGIRRVDLLLISHADRDHYNAASRLIENQYVRAVGFPGAFLEHRQPGAVELSELAENTPLPVDLISKGDRLDLGSGALLQVLHPSLTDVFEEDNPASLTVLISYRGRKILLPGDLDGKGLQNLLAHMSPGPIDVLLSPHHGSRTANSRELAEWASPDFVIVSGGKPQNIPYLKHVYSPETTVYTTATDGAVNCRISSDGHLTVQTFRTWATLAH
- a CDS encoding winged helix-turn-helix domain-containing protein yields the protein MSVEIESHQVESIGVVAGLVWQYLDENEPVTLSKLSREIDAPRDLVMQAVGWLGREGKITFHRGSRSKLISLTDT